DNA sequence from the Portunus trituberculatus isolate SZX2019 unplaced genomic scaffold, ASM1759143v1 PGA_scaffold_394__5_contigs__length_241797, whole genome shotgun sequence genome:
atttcaacaaatattgtgtgttgattttttcattaaataccttaaaaacacattatAAGATGTTGTATGGTGATGGTGTATATACTtattttgcctacatttctAAATGTCGGTGCATAAATGCTGAAaaaactttttatatatatttcagttcattaaacaaatattgtatatatacaaaattttaatcgaaatagttttttttttctaaaacaccttaaaaacatttgCATGAGATgctttaacaacaacaaaaaatgtttatatgtatatgtatattttttgccTGCAGTACCCTGGTACCAATTTTCAAAGAGAAAGGGGACATCCAGGACTGTGAAAAGTATAGAGGGATAAAGCTTATGAGTCATACAATGAAGGTATATGAAAGAGTAATGGACAGAAAACTGAGGGAATGTACAGAAATAACGGAAGCCCAGTTTGGGTTTATGCCAGGAAGAAGTACAACAGATGCCATCTTTGCGTTGAGACAGCTAATGGAGAagtacagagagaaacagaagagattACACCTGGTTTTTATTGACTTGGAAAAGGCATATGATCGAGTACCAAAGGAGGAAGTGTGGAGGTGCATGCGGGAGAAGGGAGTACCAGAAAAGTATGTGAGGGTGTGCTAGGATATATACagaggtgaataacacacaagtGAGGACAGCGGTCGGGGTGACGGACAAGTTCCCCGTGACAGTTGGGCTACATCAGGGGTCAACATTGAGTCCATACCTCTTCAATCTGGTCATGGATGTGATAGTGAGGGACGTACTGGAGGAGGCCCCATGGACTATGTTATTTGCCGACGACATAGTCTTGGTGGCGGAGaccagagaggaagtggaggagaaattgAACAGGTGGAGGGACGCATTGGAAAGTAGAGGACTAAATATAAGTCGGGACAAAACAGAATACATGCAGATGGGACAACAAGATGATGGCAACCAGTTGTACTTGGCAAGGTTAAAGAAGGTGGAGGTTTTCAGGTACTTGGGCTCAAATCTGTCGCAAGATGGTGAActgaatagagaaataaatgggAGGAAACAAGCAGGATggaaaaattggagaaaatGCTCTGGACTgatatgtgaaaaaaatgttagtgCAAGAGTGAAAGGCATGATGTATCGTACAGTGGTAAGACCAGCGATGATATATGGTTCGGAGACTTGGCCAATTAAGAAAgcacaggaaagaaagatagaagtggCAGAGATGAGAATGGTGAGATGGATGCTGGGTGTGACAAGGAGGAATAGGATCAGGAACGAGAGAATTAGAGGGACAGCTAAGGTGACGCAAGTGGGAAAGAAGATGCAAGAAAGAAGGCTTCAGTGGTACGGACATtgtaaaaggagaaatgaagaatggATTGGTAGAAGGATGATGGAGTTACAGgtggaaggagtaagaggaagaggaagaccaagaagaagatggaatgaCTGTATACGGGACGGACGACTTGAGAGAGAAGGACCTCAGTGGAGAGGAAGCATTAGAcaagagagagtggaaaaggCTGATAAGGAACCGCGACCCCATATAGATATgggaaaagcaagagaagaagatTATGGATTATCCTGTAAGCGTTATCAAGACCCTCTGACAAACGCTGGACCTCTTGTTTCCATTGTTTTACCTCAGCTATTTCCTCTCGGATACTTCTCAGTTCCTCTAGTAGTACAGAGTTAGGTGGATCTTGTCTTCTCTCTGCGTAAAGTAGCGTGGTGATAGCGCGCTTTAATTGTGGACTTGTCTTTTTGTTGATGTCATTAAGTGACAATTCACTGCATCACCACTATCAGTCATTTTACTACGATCTTATTTCTAGgcgtaagaacacacacacacacacacacacacacacacacacactgacgcacACGCAGTggtagcacgcttgactcagcAGGGGTGCGGGTCTTGCTAGTGGAGACTTCTCTACTAAGCCGCCGCCACTACCTtagtagaattttttttcttttttttttttacggtaagtcCTGGCTTGAGGCCCTTAGCAATAGTGAATTGGCAATTAAATTCACTAGTATCAACGAAAGCAGAATAGGTCAAGAGTAGTGAATATGGTGGGGAGTGTGGGatcttattattactagtagtagtagtagtaatagtagtagtagtagtagaagtagcaatactagtagtagtaatctattattatttttattatttccattcattgtcattatttttgtcattattgatattataagcattttcatctttattaaatttactattattattgatgttattactattatatctatcattgttgttgttaataataataataataataataataataataataataataataataataataataataataataatgataataataaaaataataataataataatagtaataataataagatgaagaagaagaagatgaaaaagaagatgatgaagaagaagaagaagaagaagaagatgatgaagaagaagaagaagaagaatattaatattaataataatgatgatgattatagtaataataataatattgattattattattattatcataattattttattactataacacacacacacacacacacacacacacacacacacacacacacacacacacacacacacacacacatatatatatatatatatatatatatatatatatatagagagagagagagagagagagagagagagagagagagagagagagagagagagagagagagagagagagagagagagagagagagagagagagagagagagagagagagagagagagagagagtgtctgtgtgtgtgtgtgtgtgtgtgtgtgtgtgtgtgtaattcacctcggtcgtctgctggtcatccagccagtctttcccattacagagcgagctcaaagctcatagaccgatcttcgggtaggactgagaccacatcacacacaacacataccgggaaagcgaggccacaacccctcgagttacatcccgtacctattcactgctaagtgaaaaggggccacacattaagaggcttgcccatttgcctcgccgcttcccgggactcgaacccggccatctcgattgtgaatcgagcgtgcaaccactacactacgcggtgtgtgtgtgtgtgtgtgtgtgtgtgtgtgtgtgtgtgtgtgtaataataatacggtttattagtaattgcagtacatacatactggaaatgtacatatggggattgaggtagtcttaagattagaaccttaacttagctgtttatggTTGTTTATGGTTCGCACCATGGGGGGGGGACAGAATTACATGAagatgtacatatggggattaagGGAGATTcaagattagaaccttaacttagctatttatggctcgcaccatggaggggatagcactatgatgataatggtcagttcttggggccttgagtggcttgaccacgtttgtgtgtcgtgtggcATGGATTGGCTGGGGCGCGTCAGGGGGAAGGAGATGCCGTAGTCGTGAATGGCGCAGCAGGCCTCTACCCATCTTGACGAGGGCCGCTTGGTGTCTGGTAGCCAGTGTGGGGAGATCGAGGGTAGATAGGGCGTGATCATAGTCAGTGTAGGCAGGGCCAAGTATGATTCTGCAGGCCCTTTTTTGGACATTTtccagttgttgctgttgagtgtaggtgagggaggaagaccacACTGGTGAGGCATACGTAAATTTGGGCAGGATGAAGGTCATCAGCTGGTGTGCCCAGTGAATTAAGGCTGCGCAGCATGTAAAGTCTGTAAGCTGCCGATCTCACTGTAGCAGTAACGTGTAATTTCCATGTCAGCTGATCGTCCACTGTGACTCCGAGCAGCTTGGCTGACCGAACTACTTGGAGGGGGGTGAGGACCCAGGAATAGTTTGGGGGGAGGCACTGCCGCCGAGGAGGTGCAGATATGCATTACTACagttttggtgtggttgattgTCATCCTGCTTTCCGCCGACCACTTCTGCAGGCTGTTCAACGTTGTTTGAAGTGCTGAGTAGTCTGGGTTTTTGTTGTCAATTGACACACCCACGGTGCAAtcatccacatacttccagcggtgaggCGTGTTTGTCAGAGCGTCATTAATCAGTATCAGGAAGCAgagtggacccatcttggtgcCTTAAGGGACGCCACACGTTAGTTGTTGGTAAGAGGATGTATGTTTTTGAAAACGTACAGCTTGCCGGCGTCCCGTGAGGAAGTCAGCCAGCCATGCTgtcaggtgagagggaagaccCAGACTGATGGCTTTGTTAATGACAACAGTGTGGTCAACCAGATCAAAGACTTTcttgaagtccacaaaagcgaCTGCTAGAGAGGTGGAGTTCCGTTTGTCCAGGTGACTATGAATGAAGTCAAGGAAGCTGACTAGGTAGTGAGAGGTAGAGGTGGCtctaatattgccaaattgctGGATGTCTAGGAAGGAACTGATTTTGTTTTATGCCCAGTCAAACACAAAGTCTTCACAGATGAGGCTAGGGATGGGTGTGATAGCGACTGGCCTAAGGTCATTTAGTGATTGTGGGCTGGCTGTTTTAGGGATGGGTGTGACAAATGATGTTTTCCAGTCAACAGGGCATGAGTACTGTGAGAGAGATGCATTTATTATTGAACAGAGAGGGGTGGCTAGTTCAGGAGCAAATTCTTTGTAAATCTTAATGGATAGGACAGTAGGGGTGGTTGACCGAGGCTTGAGTTTCAGAATTCTCTTGTAGACATCCATCACTTTCAAAgctggagaaggggagggagtaggGAGGTAGGCAGGGAGACTTGAGGGGTGACGGGGCGGGAATCTGTGTTtccctgtttgatctgctgcattctctgacgagacagccagacgttaccctacggaacgagctcagagctcattatttccgatcttcggataggccttagaccaggcacacatcacacatcgggacaacaaggtcacaactcctcgatttacattccgtacctactcactgctaggtgaacaggggctacacgtgaaaggagacacacccaaatatctccacccggccggggaatcgaaacccggtcctctggtttgtgaaaccagcgctctaaccactgatctaccgggcgtgtgtgtgtgtgtgtgtgtcacatttTCTGGAACTAGTGAATCAgtgagttttctttcattttatcgaAACGAAGTAAACAAGATAACACTATTTcaatcattccttttttttatcttgtttatacGTTCGCTAATTCATGTAAAGAAtctgcgttgtgtgtgtgtgtgtgtgtgtgtgtgtgtgtgtgtgtgtgtgtgtgtgcgcgcgtgtgtgtgtgtgtgtgtgtgtgtgtgtgtgtgcgcgcgcgcgcgtgtgtgtgtgtgtgtgtgtgtatttcactgtttgatctgctgcagtctctgacgagacagccagacgttaccctacggaacgagctcagagctcattatttccgatctttggataggcctgagaccaggcacacaccacacaccgggacaacaaggtcacaactcctcgatttacatcccgtacctactcactgctaggtgaacaggggctacacgtgaaaggagacacacccaaatatctccacccggccggggaatcgaaccccggtcctctggcttgtgaagccagcgctctaaccactgagctaccgtgtgtgtgtgtgtgtgtgtgtgtgtgtgtgtgtgtgtgtgtgtgtgtgtgtgtgtgtgtgtgtgtgtgtgtgtgtgtgtgtgtgtgtgtgtgtgtgtgtgtgtgtgtgtgtgtgtgtgtgtgtgtgtgtgtgtgtgtgtgtgtgtgtgtgtgtgtgtgtgtgtgtgtgtgtgtgtgtgtgtgtgtgtgtgtgtgtgtgtgtgtgtgtgtgtgtgtgtgtgtgtgtgtgtgtgtgtgtgtgtgtgtgtgtgtgtgtgtgtgtgtgtgtgcgcgtgtgtgtgtgtgtgtgttgtgctggtgatgtgagggaagaggaagacgacaaTCGTCTACACAGATGGGAAAAACTATTGAGTGACGGTGATCATAGACGAGTGTGGCAGGCAATAAACTGGAAAGGCAACTTGCAGGCCTATGATAAGTCTCTAGTCGTACCATCGGACACAGATTTTAAGGAATATTTTGAGAATGAATTTAATATAAATAATGTAAACATTACAGAAGAAGATCTTGACACAGGAGTCAATATTCCCCTCCTGGACAACCCCATCACTCCTCAGGAACTCACAGTACAAGTAAGGCGTATCAAGCCTGGCAAAGCGTGCGGTCCAGATGGCATTCCACCCGGAATATTCAAGCTGCTCCCTCCAGACTGGATTCTTTGCATAGCCACCTTGTttaattcaattttcttttctggttCTTATCCTGATTTGTGGTCTAAAGCTAAATTCTTTACAATATTCAAgagaggagataggaaagaTCCTAGTAACTATCGAGGCATTAACGTAATGAGTAGTATTGCCAAGTTATACGATATGGTAGTGTGTTGTCGTCTCGAACAGTGGTTCAAACCGTACAGGAGCAGGCTGGAGCACAGCGGGGCCGCGGATGTATGGATCATATTCTCACACTTAGACTCCTCACTGATTacgcaaggaagaaaaagctcAAGTTGTTTGTgacttttattgatttttccaaAGCCTATGAGAACGTACCTCGTGATATACTGATGCGAGTGTTAAGGCGACTTGGATGTGGCGCAATAATGCTGGGGGCCATAGCGGCCATGTACGCCGTGACGGAGAGTGTGTTGGGCACCGCTGTGTTCGCCACCACGATGGGAGTGCGCCAGGGATCCCCAACatcttgtcttttgtttattatatttgttaatgACCTGATTAAGTCTATAAAAGATAACTGCGGGGATGATGGGTTTCTCTCTTGGCTGCATATTCTCGTCCTGATGGACGACACTGTATTGTTGGCTACCACGAGGGAGAGAATGCTACATAAGATAGGACTTATGAAAACTTTCTGTGATAATTACGGGATGAAGGTCAATGAGGCAAAGACAAAGTTTTTCGTAGTGGGAGGAAATGCAGCTGATATGGAGCCCCTACGTGTGGCGGGGTTAGAGGTGCTGCGATGCCAGCAGTACTCGTACCTCGGGGCCACCTTCACAGCTGACGGCTCGGTTCACCAGGCAGTCAGGACTCACGCCCTGGCTAAAGCAGCCCATGTCTCCAAGTTCGTATCTTTCCTTAAGAAAAATAACGATATACCATTTCAAGTCAAGAAAAGAGTATTTGATGCTGCATTAATGTCTGCTATTCTTTACGGCTGTGAGTCCTGGCTGAATGCAGACTTAAAACTTATTGTAAAATTGTATAACTGGGCCTTAAAGACATTGTTAGATGTAAGGATGACTACTTGTAATGATGTCTGCTACATTGAGTCGGGAAACCCGCCCATCAATAcagtgataaagaaaaacaaaggaaatatttaAAACATGTTTGGATAGAACGCTCACAGATGGATGATGACCCATTGATAATGGCGCTTAAGACAGTAATGGCGGCCAGATATAACACCAAAGACTATGTCTACGACCTGATCCATAATGATTTAGATGATATC
Encoded proteins:
- the LOC123500528 gene encoding uncharacterized protein LOC123500528, yielding MYAVTESVLGTAVFATTMGVRQGSPTSCLLFIIFVNDLIKSIKDNCGDDGFLSWLHILVLMDDTVLLATTRERMLHKIGLMKTFCDNYGMKVNEAKTKFFVVGGNAADMEPLRVAGLEVLRCQQYSYLGATFTADGSVHQAVRTHALAKAAHVSKFVSFLKKNNDIPFQVKKRVFDAALMSAILYGCESWLNADLKLIVKLYNWALKTLLDVRMTTCNDVCYIESGNPPINTVIKKNKGNI